One Phycisphaerae bacterium RAS2 DNA window includes the following coding sequences:
- the sigW_6 gene encoding ECF RNA polymerase sigma factor SigW, with protein MLVRCRSGDATAFGVLVRAYQDRILNVCWRLCGRREDAEDLAQEAFVRAFQQIHRFEGKSQFYTWVYRIAVNLALTARRRPTIARTASLDGGRDGHRENRDRDGRGRSIASTDRAPIDAAAANESQELIAAALEKLEADHRAVVVLRDLDGLDYDEIAEILDIPRGTVKSRLHRGRAALRDLLAGRSG; from the coding sequence GTGTTGGTTCGGTGTCGATCGGGGGATGCGACGGCATTCGGCGTGCTGGTGCGGGCGTACCAGGATCGCATTCTGAACGTTTGCTGGCGGTTGTGCGGCCGACGAGAGGACGCCGAAGACCTCGCGCAGGAGGCGTTCGTGCGAGCGTTTCAACAGATACACCGATTCGAAGGCAAGTCGCAGTTTTATACGTGGGTCTATCGGATCGCGGTGAACCTGGCGCTCACGGCCCGGCGTCGACCGACCATTGCAAGGACCGCGTCCCTCGATGGGGGGCGGGATGGCCACCGTGAAAACCGTGACCGCGACGGCCGCGGCCGATCCATCGCATCGACTGATCGCGCGCCGATTGACGCGGCGGCAGCGAACGAGTCGCAGGAGTTAATTGCTGCAGCCCTGGAGAAGCTGGAAGCCGATCACCGGGCGGTTGTGGTGTTGCGCGATCTGGACGGGTTGGATTACGACGAGATCGCGGAGATACTGGATATCCCGCGCGGTACGGTGAAGTCGCGCCTTCATCGAGGCCGGGCGGCGCTGCGCGACCTGCTCGCAGGCAGGTCGGGGTAA
- the moaA_2 gene encoding Cyclic pyranopterin monophosphate synthase gives MGLPSNRHFHPALAGYNRRRMAISLPLVEECADPRPASTAAITGPRDIRSVRTLRISVTDRCNFRCVYCMPEEKLDWVPRDELLTFEEIAAVARAALRHGITGFKLTGGEPLVRHELPRLVRMLRALSAHAELSMTTNGSLLNLYAAELKESGLNRLTVSLDTLDASRFRDITRGADIGAVWAGIAAAQATGFSQPKINCVAMRGINDDEFADFASLTLDVPRTVRFIEYMPLGRTRLGGEYEARFIAETAIRRSIEARFGPLEPAAHDSGTGPAKVWRIPGAAGRIGFISAMSKPFCETCNRLRLTAEGQLRSCLFDGGEVELRPVLRELRPVEAAERLHRAFIDCVAFKPQVHSYHGNRQMSQIGG, from the coding sequence ATGGGGTTGCCATCGAATCGCCACTTCCATCCAGCATTGGCCGGTTATAATCGAAGACGCATGGCCATTTCCTTACCGCTTGTTGAAGAATGCGCGGATCCCCGGCCGGCGAGCACCGCGGCGATCACGGGGCCGCGCGACATTCGCTCGGTCCGCACACTCCGCATCAGCGTGACCGATCGCTGCAATTTCCGCTGCGTATATTGCATGCCGGAAGAGAAGCTCGACTGGGTTCCGCGCGATGAGTTGCTGACCTTCGAGGAGATTGCGGCTGTGGCCCGCGCAGCGTTACGCCATGGCATCACCGGGTTCAAGTTGACCGGCGGCGAACCGCTCGTGCGCCACGAATTGCCGCGGCTCGTGCGGATGCTGCGAGCGCTCTCGGCTCATGCCGAGTTGTCGATGACAACGAACGGCTCGCTACTGAATCTCTATGCAGCGGAACTGAAGGAATCCGGATTGAATCGCCTAACCGTGAGTCTCGATACGCTGGACGCATCACGCTTCCGGGACATCACACGGGGTGCGGATATCGGCGCGGTCTGGGCAGGCATCGCGGCGGCGCAGGCGACCGGTTTTTCGCAGCCGAAGATCAACTGCGTTGCGATGCGCGGGATCAATGACGACGAATTCGCCGACTTTGCCTCGCTCACGCTCGACGTTCCTCGCACCGTGCGTTTCATCGAGTACATGCCGCTTGGCCGCACGCGACTGGGTGGTGAGTACGAAGCACGGTTCATCGCCGAAACAGCCATTCGCCGATCGATCGAGGCGCGGTTCGGCCCCCTGGAGCCGGCCGCACACGATTCCGGCACAGGTCCTGCCAAGGTGTGGCGCATCCCTGGCGCGGCCGGTCGGATTGGTTTCATCAGCGCGATGAGTAAGCCGTTCTGTGAGACATGCAACCGCCTGCGGCTCACGGCCGAGGGTCAGTTGCGAAGCTGTTTGTTTGATGGGGGCGAGGTCGAGCTGCGACCGGTTCTGCGGGAACTTCGACCAGTCGAGGCGGCCGAACGGTTGCACCGGGCCTTCATCGACTGCGTGGCCTTCAAGCCGCAGGTCCATTCTTACCACGGCAATCGCCAGATGTCGCAGATCGGCGGGTGA
- a CDS encoding Putative zinc metalloprotease, producing MQCGILMLGGDVLAALDLRQLGANLWSILLLVAGFSLVIFVHELGHFLAAKWAKVRVERFAIGFGKELFGFTRGETRYSFNILPLGGYVKMLGQEDFVVDKSGELKVKADPDSFTHKSIGQRMVIVSAGVIMNLLFAAVAFAIVIMAGRDRQPPVVGDVAPNSPAARAGLQSGDRVAAINGKEIHSFEEFQFAVMLSDVDEQLTLDVERGGKMLDPKPVVLPEFKKDQKIRQIGISNGRNRRVAIPAVAPSDVESSDRLRQFDELYQIVLPGGEPKEFKDPGVFSRALIEARGKPVEFVVRRPKDAASLTPEAVLGHEPALDTTEARVKVQAVWSPMAYEEGDQVTGSLLGLVPRLSIRMADEKKSFEAAGAQFGDVIARIGGESHPSYALVRKIIEENPGKPVELAVSRPGVANHGLSAATIAMLVEHREALIAAALKNVATGVNQVSELAQKHLPEADAAKLNAAVAKLADGTAWRKWLENVDVHALKPLVPRANFALLGKAPPPAIDAMLRTMDESQLVVADVVAKFGTTETPAHAAGIPVGAVITAVDGKPVRQWYQLSEAFRGAAGRAVELTFRAADLHKTVKFNVPGDICAALDMPQGSRIAKIDGKTEVNVTDAEGTLRTLSLPDWRAVRELLKKSVGKSVPVEYVTIQAERRTGTFAVTEFNTDPWLLRVQYQDSFMCYPLIERYSESNPILAMTEGFRQAYMATLQTVLSIQHMVFTQQVGVEKVSGPVGIIRIGSKAADAGIIGLLWFLAVISANLAVINFLPMPIVDGGLFLFLVLEKIRGEPVSIKTQVATQLIGIALIATLFILVTYQDIKNWILGA from the coding sequence ATGCAGTGCGGTATCCTGATGCTGGGCGGTGACGTGTTGGCGGCCCTGGATCTTCGCCAGCTTGGCGCAAATCTGTGGTCGATCCTGCTTCTGGTCGCCGGCTTTTCGCTGGTGATCTTCGTTCACGAGCTGGGCCATTTCCTCGCGGCCAAATGGGCCAAGGTGCGCGTCGAGCGATTCGCCATCGGTTTCGGCAAGGAGTTGTTTGGATTCACGCGCGGCGAGACGCGCTATTCGTTCAACATTCTCCCGTTGGGCGGATACGTCAAGATGCTCGGGCAGGAGGACTTCGTCGTTGACAAGTCCGGCGAGTTGAAGGTGAAGGCCGATCCAGATTCCTTCACGCACAAGTCCATCGGCCAGCGGATGGTGATCGTATCGGCCGGCGTCATCATGAACCTGCTTTTCGCCGCGGTGGCGTTTGCCATTGTGATCATGGCGGGGCGAGATCGTCAGCCGCCGGTCGTCGGCGATGTGGCCCCGAATTCGCCGGCTGCACGGGCCGGGCTGCAATCGGGCGACCGCGTGGCAGCCATTAACGGCAAAGAGATTCACTCCTTTGAGGAGTTCCAGTTTGCCGTCATGCTCTCAGACGTGGATGAACAGTTGACGCTCGATGTGGAGCGCGGCGGCAAGATGCTCGATCCCAAGCCCGTGGTACTCCCGGAATTCAAGAAAGACCAGAAGATTCGCCAGATCGGCATCTCCAACGGGCGCAATCGTCGTGTTGCGATTCCAGCCGTCGCGCCCTCGGACGTCGAATCGTCGGACCGGCTGCGGCAGTTTGACGAACTTTATCAGATTGTTCTGCCCGGCGGCGAACCCAAGGAGTTCAAGGATCCCGGCGTTTTCAGCCGTGCCTTGATCGAGGCGCGAGGCAAGCCGGTTGAGTTTGTCGTCAGGCGACCAAAGGATGCCGCTTCTTTGACACCGGAAGCGGTGCTTGGGCATGAACCGGCGCTGGATACGACCGAAGCGCGTGTCAAAGTGCAGGCCGTGTGGTCACCCATGGCGTACGAAGAGGGCGACCAGGTCACCGGCTCGCTCCTGGGGCTGGTGCCGCGGCTTTCCATCCGAATGGCGGATGAGAAGAAGTCGTTTGAGGCGGCCGGTGCGCAGTTTGGCGATGTCATTGCACGAATCGGCGGCGAGTCGCATCCGAGTTACGCGCTCGTGCGCAAGATCATTGAGGAGAATCCCGGCAAGCCCGTGGAACTGGCTGTTTCGCGGCCGGGCGTGGCCAATCACGGGCTCTCCGCTGCAACCATTGCGATGCTGGTCGAACATCGCGAGGCCTTGATTGCGGCCGCGCTGAAGAACGTCGCGACGGGCGTGAATCAGGTGAGCGAGCTGGCTCAAAAGCACCTGCCCGAGGCGGATGCGGCGAAGCTCAACGCTGCGGTGGCGAAGCTCGCGGACGGCACGGCGTGGCGCAAGTGGCTGGAGAACGTGGACGTGCATGCATTGAAGCCACTGGTGCCGCGAGCGAACTTTGCGCTGCTCGGCAAGGCGCCGCCGCCCGCGATCGATGCCATGCTGCGGACCATGGACGAATCGCAGCTTGTCGTCGCGGATGTCGTTGCGAAGTTCGGTACGACGGAGACGCCGGCGCATGCCGCGGGCATTCCCGTCGGTGCGGTCATCACAGCCGTGGACGGCAAGCCGGTGCGGCAGTGGTATCAGTTGAGCGAAGCGTTTCGCGGTGCGGCGGGTCGCGCGGTGGAGCTGACGTTCCGAGCCGCGGATCTGCACAAGACGGTCAAGTTCAATGTGCCGGGCGACATTTGCGCCGCATTGGACATGCCGCAAGGCTCGCGGATCGCGAAGATCGACGGGAAGACGGAAGTGAACGTCACCGACGCCGAAGGAACCCTTCGCACCCTGAGCCTGCCCGACTGGCGAGCCGTTCGTGAGTTGTTGAAAAAATCCGTGGGCAAGTCGGTGCCCGTCGAATACGTCACCATTCAGGCGGAGCGCCGAACCGGCACGTTTGCCGTCACCGAGTTCAACACCGATCCGTGGCTGCTGCGCGTGCAGTACCAAGATTCGTTCATGTGCTACCCGTTGATTGAGCGGTACTCGGAATCGAATCCGATTCTGGCGATGACCGAAGGATTCCGCCAGGCGTACATGGCGACGCTGCAAACGGTCCTCTCGATTCAGCACATGGTCTTCACGCAGCAGGTCGGCGTCGAAAAGGTCAGCGGACCGGTCGGCATCATCCGGATCGGCAGCAAGGCGGCCGACGCGGGCATCATCGGCCTGCTCTGGTTCCTTGCAGTCATCTCTGCGAACCTCGCCGTCATCAACTTCCTTCCGATGCCGATCGTCGACGGCGGGTTGTTCCTCTTCCTCGTTTTGGAGAAGATCCGCGGCGAGCCGGTCAGCATCAAGACACAAGTCGCGACCCAGCTCATCGGCATCGCCCTGATCGCCACGTTGTTCATCCTCGTGACCTATCAGGACATCAAGAACTGGATCCTGGGGGCGTAG
- the dxr gene encoding 1-deoxy-D-xylulose 5-phosphate reductoisomerase — translation MAKKVIILGSTGSIGRSALNVAQSLGDEFEIVGLAAGTRWEALAGQVDEFRPKAVAICDESAGGRLSGQLHTNGSQTRVLTGAAGLVRLVEETDCDFVLSAIVGVAGLPATLAAVQRGLTVGLANKESLVVAGELMISTAARNGSKLLPVDSEHSAIYQSLHSGQHEEIERIFLTASGGPFRTWSQDRMREATLRDALRHPTWEMGPKITIDSATMMNKALEVIEAHWLFNVDPDRIEVVIHPESIIHSMVAFRDGSVVAQMGSPDMRTPIQYAMTYPRRLSGGAARVDFSRLERMTFEPPDPQRFPALRLGHAVARQGGTAGAAFNAANEAAVAAFREGKIGFLDIVSTVEEVLLRHPYEAKPTLDTLMRVDAWARQEVLQCSAVS, via the coding sequence ATGGCCAAGAAGGTCATTATCCTCGGATCAACCGGTTCAATCGGTCGCAGTGCGCTGAACGTTGCGCAGTCCCTTGGCGACGAATTCGAAATCGTCGGGCTTGCTGCGGGCACTCGGTGGGAAGCCCTCGCCGGGCAGGTTGATGAGTTCCGGCCAAAGGCCGTCGCGATCTGTGACGAGTCGGCTGGAGGGCGACTTTCAGGTCAGTTGCACACGAATGGATCTCAAACGCGCGTTCTGACCGGCGCGGCCGGGTTGGTGCGACTTGTAGAAGAGACGGATTGCGATTTTGTGCTTTCGGCGATCGTGGGAGTGGCCGGACTGCCCGCGACGCTGGCGGCGGTGCAACGTGGCTTGACGGTCGGATTGGCCAACAAGGAGTCACTGGTTGTCGCGGGCGAACTGATGATCTCGACGGCGGCGCGCAACGGCTCGAAGCTGTTGCCTGTCGACAGCGAGCACTCGGCGATCTACCAGTCGTTGCACTCCGGGCAGCACGAGGAAATCGAGCGTATCTTTCTGACGGCATCGGGCGGCCCGTTTCGGACGTGGTCGCAGGATCGAATGCGCGAAGCGACACTCCGCGATGCACTGCGGCATCCGACCTGGGAAATGGGTCCGAAAATCACCATCGACTCGGCCACCATGATGAACAAGGCGCTGGAGGTAATTGAGGCGCACTGGCTGTTTAATGTCGATCCGGATCGTATTGAAGTCGTAATCCATCCGGAGTCGATCATCCATTCAATGGTCGCCTTTCGGGATGGGTCGGTCGTCGCGCAGATGGGCAGCCCTGATATGCGGACGCCGATTCAATATGCCATGACGTATCCGCGTCGACTGTCGGGCGGGGCGGCCCGCGTGGATTTCTCCCGGCTGGAGCGCATGACCTTTGAGCCGCCCGACCCGCAGCGGTTTCCGGCGCTGCGATTGGGGCACGCGGTCGCGCGACAGGGCGGGACGGCCGGTGCAGCGTTCAATGCGGCGAACGAGGCCGCCGTCGCGGCGTTTCGCGAGGGGAAAATCGGATTCCTCGACATCGTTTCAACTGTGGAAGAAGTTTTGTTGCGTCATCCTTATGAGGCCAAGCCCACGCTCGACACGCTGATGCGCGTAGACGCCTGGGCGCGGCAAGAGGTTCTTCAATGCAGTGCGGTATCCTGA
- the pdxA gene encoding 4-hydroxythreonine-4-phosphate dehydrogenase: MNGDKPPQHPLPIIGITMGDPAGIGAECIVKALADHSLRERARFVLYGTAEHLTYAADLAETRPYWLQGTLEDARRALSADAQRVAESVRHPSSGWNGLNDGSLSSPLGGATEETSVLVADFDDCNVDARPLRRPSMEAGRASLRFIEEAVTDCQKGLLDAIVTGPIHKTAWKMAGVPYPGHTELLGARFHTRRITMMFAGGPLRVALASIHEPLFELRHQFTIGLVFQPIDLMHAALRDWFGIARPRIAVAGLNPHAGENGLFGDEESRVIEPAIEMARGHNIDAQGPFPADTLFRRAVHGEFDGVVAMYHDQALIPIKLLAFDEAVNLTLGLPIIRTSVDHGTAFDIAGRNQADPGSMKSAIRLAIELSKKRRGHGLL, translated from the coding sequence ATGAACGGCGACAAGCCACCGCAACATCCGCTGCCGATCATCGGGATCACCATGGGCGACCCCGCGGGAATCGGCGCCGAGTGCATCGTCAAGGCACTGGCCGATCATTCGCTGCGCGAGCGAGCCAGGTTTGTCCTTTATGGAACCGCGGAGCACCTGACTTATGCGGCGGACCTAGCGGAGACGCGTCCTTACTGGCTTCAGGGCACGTTGGAGGATGCCCGCAGGGCACTGTCGGCCGATGCGCAGCGCGTGGCTGAAAGCGTGCGGCACCCATCGAGCGGTTGGAACGGATTGAATGACGGATCGCTTTCTTCTCCCCTAGGCGGGGCCACGGAAGAAACATCCGTTCTTGTCGCCGATTTTGACGATTGCAACGTCGATGCCCGACCGTTGCGAAGACCGTCAATGGAGGCGGGGCGGGCTTCCCTTCGTTTCATCGAAGAGGCGGTCACGGATTGCCAGAAGGGCCTGCTCGACGCGATTGTGACCGGGCCGATTCACAAGACGGCCTGGAAGATGGCCGGAGTGCCGTATCCGGGGCATACCGAGCTGCTCGGGGCGCGGTTTCACACGCGGCGCATCACCATGATGTTCGCGGGCGGGCCGTTGCGCGTCGCGCTCGCGAGCATTCACGAGCCGCTTTTTGAGTTGCGACACCAATTCACGATTGGACTGGTCTTTCAGCCCATCGATCTGATGCATGCGGCGCTGCGGGACTGGTTCGGAATCGCCCGGCCGCGCATTGCCGTGGCGGGTCTGAATCCGCACGCGGGGGAAAACGGACTCTTCGGCGACGAGGAATCGCGAGTCATCGAGCCGGCGATCGAGATGGCCCGCGGTCACAACATTGACGCGCAGGGGCCGTTCCCGGCCGACACGCTTTTCCGCCGGGCGGTGCACGGCGAGTTTGACGGCGTGGTGGCCATGTATCACGACCAGGCGCTCATTCCCATCAAGCTGCTGGCCTTCGACGAGGCGGTGAACCTGACCCTCGGGCTGCCCATCATTCGCACCAGCGTGGACCACGGCACGGCGTTTGACATCGCAGGCAGGAATCAGGCGGACCCCGGCTCGATGAAGTCCGCGATCCGGCTCGCAATCGAGCTTAGCAAAAAGCGGCGGGGCCACGGGTTGCTCTAA
- the ribE gene encoding Riboflavin synthase, which yields MFSGIIDYVGDVCSVATVSGGVLLSVRASGYWADVMPGSSIAIDGVCLTVTRIEGDSACFDVVSETLRRSTLGELRAGGRVNLQKSLRVGDRVDGHFVQGHVDAIGVVSRVESAPAESKWWIRADAATLPCIVPKGSIAIDGISLTIADVQGDEFSVALIPTTLERTTIGTKQVGASVNLETDIVARTVVHQMKAIMPRGTN from the coding sequence ATGTTTTCCGGGATCATTGATTACGTCGGGGATGTTTGTTCGGTTGCGACCGTGTCGGGCGGTGTCCTGCTATCTGTTCGCGCGTCGGGATACTGGGCGGATGTGATGCCCGGTTCGAGCATTGCCATTGACGGGGTCTGCCTGACCGTCACACGGATTGAAGGCGACTCCGCGTGCTTTGATGTCGTTTCCGAGACGCTTCGCCGATCCACGCTGGGCGAGCTTCGCGCCGGCGGTCGAGTCAACCTCCAGAAATCGCTGCGCGTCGGCGACCGCGTCGACGGGCATTTCGTGCAGGGACACGTCGATGCGATCGGCGTTGTGTCGCGCGTTGAATCGGCACCCGCGGAGTCGAAATGGTGGATTCGTGCCGACGCCGCGACGTTGCCGTGCATCGTGCCCAAAGGTTCGATTGCAATCGACGGGATCTCGCTGACCATCGCAGACGTGCAGGGTGACGAGTTCAGCGTTGCGCTGATCCCGACAACCCTTGAGCGCACAACCATCGGCACGAAACAGGTCGGTGCAAGCGTCAACCTTGAGACTGACATCGTCGCGCGGACGGTGGTTCATCAAATGAAGGCGATCATGCCGCGGGGCACTAACTAG
- a CDS encoding S1/P1 Nuclease, with amino-acid sequence MMNARRFLAASLFVASLHGFIRPAFAWDEHGHATITVLAHEKLPPSMPGWLRSPEVRARLAYLSAEPDRWRGQHNADLDHINKPDHYLDIEALEPYGLTLEKLPRFRRQYTDLLATVRANHPDRFPKPERDNDYTKGTPGFLPWSIAELQWKIAASWTTLKTYEKHAEYVRDDEMRFARDNVVLHMGLLSHFVGDGAQPLHLSDHHNGWVGPNPNGYTTSKQFHSFIDGGVIDLHSITTDSLLARAKAARAVTATDYWKEIAVYLRESHALVEPLYKLEKSGDLRKEPGRKFIEDRLLEGGAMLAGVWTASHDGAVIDDFRVKQLLKRKPASSVDRATGP; translated from the coding sequence ATGATGAACGCTCGACGATTTCTGGCAGCGTCTCTTTTCGTCGCATCATTGCATGGGTTCATTCGTCCCGCCTTCGCGTGGGACGAGCACGGTCATGCCACCATTACTGTCCTCGCGCATGAGAAGCTACCGCCATCCATGCCGGGCTGGTTGCGCTCGCCCGAAGTTCGCGCCAGGCTGGCGTACCTCTCGGCCGAACCGGATCGCTGGCGGGGCCAGCACAACGCGGACCTGGACCACATCAATAAGCCCGATCACTACCTCGACATCGAAGCGTTGGAGCCATACGGATTGACGTTGGAAAAGTTGCCCCGATTTCGCCGCCAATACACCGATTTGCTTGCGACGGTTCGGGCGAATCACCCCGACCGATTTCCCAAACCCGAACGAGACAACGACTACACCAAGGGAACGCCCGGATTCCTTCCATGGTCCATCGCGGAATTGCAATGGAAGATCGCCGCAAGCTGGACGACCCTGAAAACCTACGAGAAGCACGCCGAATACGTTCGCGACGACGAGATGCGCTTCGCGCGAGACAACGTCGTGCTGCACATGGGACTGCTTAGCCACTTCGTCGGCGACGGGGCCCAACCGCTCCATCTATCCGATCACCACAACGGCTGGGTCGGGCCGAACCCGAACGGCTACACGACGAGCAAGCAGTTTCATTCCTTTATCGATGGCGGCGTGATCGATCTGCACAGTATCACGACCGATTCGCTCCTGGCCAGGGCGAAAGCGGCGAGGGCCGTCACCGCAACGGATTATTGGAAAGAGATTGCCGTCTATTTACGAGAATCCCACGCCCTGGTTGAGCCGCTTTATAAGCTGGAGAAGTCCGGAGACCTTCGAAAAGAACCGGGGCGGAAGTTCATCGAAGACCGGCTGCTGGAAGGCGGCGCCATGCTGGCCGGCGTTTGGACGGCCTCGCACGACGGCGCCGTGATCGATGACTTTCGCGTGAAACAACTGCTCAAGCGCAAGCCCGCATCATCGGTCGACAGGGCGACCGGGCCGTGA
- a CDS encoding Orotidine 5'-phosphate decarboxylase: MPDGFADRLLAAIERRRAPAVVALDPVWESMPEPLTRGVASGDVPAVLGRIREYSRRVIEVIAPIVPAVKINIAYFERYHAAGVALFDELIGYAAECGLITIADCKRGDVGHTAEMYARACLGDWITEAGVPRAGPNTSTLYALSDSVTVNGYFGLDGVKPFMDSARAHGSGVFVLVRTSNPSAAAIQDIVLADGRKVHEVVAEQVDAWSRSPGLVGETGFSAIGAVVATRDKADAARLRARMPASIFLVPGYGAQGGQASDFAPYFDSSGRGALIAAGRSVIFAYREARHQPTRAEDWPVSIDAACRAFARDVEALARPTRPR, from the coding sequence ATGCCTGACGGGTTTGCCGATCGGCTTCTCGCGGCGATTGAGCGCCGGCGCGCGCCGGCGGTTGTGGCGCTCGACCCGGTCTGGGAGTCAATGCCCGAGCCGCTGACGCGCGGAGTGGCTTCGGGCGATGTGCCGGCGGTGCTCGGGAGAATTCGAGAGTACTCACGTCGAGTCATCGAAGTCATCGCCCCCATCGTTCCAGCCGTCAAGATTAACATTGCGTATTTCGAACGATACCACGCAGCCGGGGTCGCTCTTTTTGATGAGTTGATCGGCTATGCCGCGGAATGCGGCCTGATCACGATTGCGGACTGCAAGCGCGGCGATGTCGGGCACACCGCCGAGATGTACGCCCGCGCATGCCTCGGTGATTGGATCACCGAAGCGGGAGTCCCTCGCGCGGGGCCAAACACGTCAACGCTCTACGCGCTTTCGGATTCCGTGACGGTTAACGGCTACTTTGGACTTGATGGCGTCAAACCGTTCATGGATTCGGCGCGTGCCCATGGAAGCGGAGTCTTTGTACTTGTTCGGACCTCCAATCCATCAGCCGCCGCGATTCAGGACATCGTACTCGCCGATGGCCGCAAGGTTCATGAAGTGGTGGCGGAACAGGTCGATGCATGGAGCCGGTCGCCGGGGCTGGTTGGCGAAACAGGTTTTTCGGCAATCGGTGCGGTCGTGGCGACGCGCGACAAGGCTGACGCGGCGCGGCTTCGCGCCCGAATGCCTGCGTCGATTTTTCTTGTCCCGGGTTACGGCGCACAGGGCGGCCAGGCGTCGGATTTCGCGCCTTACTTCGACTCATCGGGTCGCGGGGCACTGATCGCGGCGGGGCGATCTGTCATCTTCGCGTACCGGGAGGCGCGTCATCAACCAACGCGGGCGGAGGACTGGCCTGTTTCGATTGATGCGGCTTGCCGCGCGTTCGCGCGAGATGTTGAAGCGCTGGCTCGGCCCACCCGCCCACGGTGA